The following are encoded in a window of Staphylospora marina genomic DNA:
- a CDS encoding ABC transporter ATP-binding protein, with amino-acid sequence MTQPVLCLENVTKTYGGNVAVQSLSLHLHPGEILGLLGPNGSGKTTTIRMITGLSRPDDGNIRVFGEDLADQPLLTRHRAGIVPDADDLPEDLTADEFLDFVAALRKIPKEQTASTIGEWIRLFGLEHARQRLLRGYSHGMKKKVQFAAALLHRPKLLILDEPTTGLDPDSVILLKQLLQRLRDKGTAILLSTHQLDFARDLCDRVCLIHRGHKLTDREPEELLRITDSSTLEEVYLKLTDAGRKAGDLDGILADW; translated from the coding sequence GTGACCCAACCCGTTCTTTGTCTGGAAAATGTCACAAAAACATATGGAGGCAACGTGGCGGTTCAGTCATTGTCCCTCCATCTTCACCCCGGGGAAATCCTGGGCTTGCTCGGCCCCAACGGCTCCGGGAAAACCACGACCATTCGCATGATCACCGGACTCTCCAGACCGGATGACGGCAACATCCGGGTGTTCGGAGAAGATTTGGCGGATCAGCCTTTGCTCACCCGACACCGGGCCGGCATTGTTCCGGATGCGGACGATCTCCCGGAGGATCTCACCGCGGATGAATTTCTTGACTTCGTGGCGGCTCTCCGGAAGATTCCCAAGGAGCAAACCGCTTCAACCATCGGCGAGTGGATCCGACTCTTCGGTTTGGAACATGCCAGACAACGTCTGCTCCGCGGATATTCCCACGGGATGAAGAAAAAAGTTCAATTCGCGGCGGCACTGCTTCACCGGCCGAAGCTGTTGATCCTGGACGAACCGACGACCGGGCTGGATCCTGACTCCGTGATTCTGCTCAAACAGTTGTTGCAACGACTCAGGGACAAGGGAACGGCCATCCTCCTTTCCACCCATCAGCTCGATTTCGCCCGGGACCTGTGTGATCGGGTTTGTCTGATCCACCGCGGTCACAAATTGACGGACCGGGAACCGGAAGAGCTGCTCAGAATTACCGACTCGTCCACATTGGAAGAAGTGTACCTGAAACTGACGGACGCCGGACGGAAAGCGGGGGATCTGGATGGCATCCTGGCTGATTGGTAG
- a CDS encoding PqqD family peptide modification chaperone, with product MIRPDSVPVWPEQVELREGHIFDAALDILHPVNETGQVLLGEVDGKRSIAEIVRTVCERYGWPDAEVQADLIETMAHLNREYLLNFRKPPLTVRLQNQLLRMLVLLRTLQAPLTGIRHRISLTRDGGWFGILRTITGAVLRSLGIQLLVIAALICGFLSALNLMNLQEAVFFTVSLYLGLILHETGHAVAFFRVSTPREQAFFCTKPGYLQIVHKMRPPRDELIISLAGPLVPGLCAVLLAIAVLTGIIPVSGEYAAWLPVAAFGVHLFSLVPPMADGKKIRSSLKLLAVIKQSVREAAPGKED from the coding sequence ATGATCCGTCCCGATTCCGTTCCGGTCTGGCCGGAACAGGTGGAACTCCGCGAAGGGCACATCTTTGACGCCGCACTGGACATCCTGCACCCCGTCAATGAAACGGGACAGGTCTTGCTCGGCGAAGTGGACGGGAAGCGCAGCATCGCGGAAATCGTCCGGACGGTATGCGAACGGTACGGATGGCCGGACGCCGAGGTGCAAGCGGATCTGATCGAAACGATGGCCCATCTGAACCGTGAATATCTGCTCAACTTCCGGAAACCTCCGCTCACCGTCCGTCTTCAGAACCAGCTTCTGAGGATGCTCGTCCTGCTTCGAACACTGCAGGCTCCTCTGACCGGCATCCGCCACAGAATCTCTCTGACGCGCGACGGGGGATGGTTCGGCATCCTGCGAACCATCACGGGCGCCGTCCTGCGTTCACTGGGCATTCAATTGCTGGTGATCGCCGCGCTGATTTGCGGATTTCTTTCGGCCCTGAACCTGATGAATCTTCAGGAAGCCGTTTTCTTCACCGTTTCTCTGTATCTGGGTCTGATTCTCCACGAAACGGGACATGCCGTCGCGTTCTTTCGGGTCTCTACTCCCCGGGAGCAGGCGTTTTTCTGCACCAAACCGGGGTATTTGCAGATCGTCCACAAAATGAGACCTCCCCGGGATGAATTGATCATTTCATTGGCCGGCCCTCTTGTGCCGGGCTTGTGTGCCGTTCTTCTGGCGATCGCCGTCCTCACCGGAATCATTCCCGTCTCCGGGGAATATGCCGCATGGCTTCCGGTGGCGGCATTCGGAGTTCATCTGTTTTCCCTGGTTCCTCCGATGGCCGACGGAAAAAAAATCAGGAGCTCCCTGAAGCTCCTCGCGGTCATCAAACAGTCCGTTCGGGAAGCCGCACCCGGAAAGGAGGACTGA
- the spoIIM gene encoding stage II sporulation protein M, with protein MRRNAWAKMVGQHVESLKSQYLFVSVLFLMGVIFGAVIVNSLDPAQKEGLLGYLSHFFEGLVRDSIAESGVAFQHSFGDHLKTVGLMWILGLSVIGIPVLLLLIFLKGLVIGFTVGFLVNQLAWEGLWFSFVAVVPQNLLVIPAMIIIAVAGLRFSTVLVKNRLIHHRGAIYPEFVSFSLLVTSMAAVLLFSSLFEAYVSPVMMKSVVPDVETVRALIR; from the coding sequence ATGAGACGGAACGCTTGGGCCAAAATGGTCGGGCAACACGTGGAGAGCCTGAAATCCCAGTATCTGTTTGTTTCCGTGTTGTTTTTGATGGGAGTGATCTTCGGCGCGGTGATCGTCAACAGTTTGGATCCCGCGCAAAAGGAAGGGTTGCTCGGCTACCTGAGTCACTTTTTCGAAGGACTGGTCAGGGATTCCATCGCCGAATCGGGAGTTGCATTCCAGCATTCGTTCGGCGATCATTTGAAAACGGTGGGGTTGATGTGGATTCTGGGGTTGTCGGTGATCGGCATTCCGGTGCTCTTGCTTCTGATCTTTCTCAAGGGGCTGGTGATCGGTTTCACGGTGGGGTTTCTGGTGAATCAGCTTGCCTGGGAAGGCTTGTGGTTTTCCTTTGTGGCGGTGGTTCCCCAAAACCTGCTGGTGATTCCCGCGATGATCATCATTGCGGTGGCGGGCCTCCGATTTTCGACGGTGCTGGTCAAGAACCGGTTGATCCATCACCGGGGAGCCATTTACCCTGAATTCGTCTCTTTCTCTCTGCTGGTCACGTCCATGGCGGCGGTTCTTCTGTTCTCTTCCCTGTTCGAAGCGTACGTTTCACCGGTCATGATGAAAAGCGTGGTACCGGACGTGGAAACGGTTCGCGCATTGATCCGGTGA
- a CDS encoding Fur family transcriptional regulator: MLSSHNYKLTPQREATVRVLLENEEAHLSAEDVYLLVKEKAPEIGLATVYRTLELLSDLRIIHKLNFGDGVTRYEFRAEGAEHHHHHLICLHCGTVDEIMEDLLGPIEERVEKEFDFQIVDHRLTFHGICYRCKGKVTDHGKLAGSKVT; the protein is encoded by the coding sequence ATGCTTTCCTCCCACAACTACAAATTGACCCCCCAACGGGAAGCGACGGTCCGAGTGCTTTTGGAGAACGAAGAAGCCCATCTGAGCGCGGAGGATGTCTACCTGTTGGTCAAGGAGAAGGCGCCGGAGATCGGGCTGGCCACGGTGTACCGGACACTGGAGCTCCTTTCCGATCTGCGGATCATCCACAAACTCAATTTCGGGGACGGCGTGACCCGATACGAGTTTCGGGCGGAAGGCGCGGAGCACCATCATCACCATCTGATCTGCCTGCACTGCGGAACGGTTGATGAAATCATGGAAGATCTTTTGGGTCCGATCGAAGAACGGGTGGAAAAGGAATTCGACTTTCAAATCGTGGATCATCGCCTGACATTCCACGGGATCTGCTACCGATGCAAGGGAAAGGTGACGGATCACGGAAAACTGGCGGGCTCCAAGGTGACGTAA
- a CDS encoding sporulation protein Cse60 — MYQVKIFTESDTRTLETRINQFLKQFDQNGYELLDIKLSATDYLKPGGGNPYKCTAMIIYRG, encoded by the coding sequence GTGTATCAGGTGAAAATCTTCACCGAGTCGGACACGCGGACGCTGGAAACGAGAATCAATCAGTTTCTCAAGCAGTTTGATCAAAACGGCTATGAACTCCTGGACATCAAGCTCTCCGCAACGGACTACCTCAAACCGGGAGGCGGAAATCCCTACAAGTGCACCGCGATGATCATCTACCGGGGATGA
- a CDS encoding DUF4227 family protein translates to MIISLRRIRSWLRFLFLFVLFTLLLYQLFRFVSPLFEPDYMYREPSGGAIKVFAHQGDGEHRRTLTEEIAGRLFLFYRIGE, encoded by the coding sequence ATGATCATTTCGCTGAGAAGGATCAGGAGCTGGCTTCGGTTCCTGTTTCTGTTCGTTCTGTTCACATTGCTTCTATATCAATTGTTCCGGTTCGTTTCACCGTTGTTTGAACCGGATTACATGTACAGGGAACCTTCCGGAGGCGCGATCAAAGTGTTTGCCCATCAAGGAGACGGGGAACATCGGAGAACGCTGACGGAAGAGATCGCCGGGCGCTTGTTTCTCTTTTATCGCATCGGGGAATGA
- the ald gene encoding alanine dehydrogenase — MIIGVPKEIKNNENRVAITPAGVDALIQAGHEVIIETGAGIGSGFTDEQYEKHGARIMPSAAETWQNAEMILKVKEPQPSEYQYFRKDLILFTYLHLAAEPELTRALMDSGVAAIAYETIQLDNGALPLLTPMSEVAGRMSVQIGAQFLEKSKGGKGVLLGGVPGVLPGEVVIIGGGVVGTNAAKMAMGLGANVTLLDVNPDRLRQLEDLFGGRLRTLMSNSYNIAESVKKADLLIGAVLIPGRRAPRLVTEEMVKAMQPGSVIVDVAIDQGGSIETIDRVTTHSDPTYVKHGVVHYSVANMPGAVPRTSTIALTNVTIPYAVRIASKGLEKAVAEDRALARGVNVYKGAVTYQAVAESLGLEYVDLQTVMNA, encoded by the coding sequence ATGATCATCGGTGTGCCGAAAGAGATCAAAAACAACGAAAACCGCGTGGCCATCACTCCCGCGGGGGTGGATGCGCTGATCCAAGCGGGGCACGAAGTCATCATAGAGACGGGAGCCGGTATTGGAAGCGGTTTCACGGACGAGCAGTATGAAAAGCATGGAGCCCGTATCATGCCGTCCGCGGCCGAAACCTGGCAAAACGCGGAAATGATTCTGAAAGTCAAAGAGCCGCAACCGTCCGAATATCAGTACTTCCGCAAGGATCTCATCCTGTTTACCTATCTCCATCTGGCCGCGGAGCCTGAATTGACCCGCGCCTTGATGGACTCGGGCGTGGCGGCCATCGCATACGAGACGATTCAGCTCGACAACGGAGCCCTGCCGCTTCTCACCCCGATGAGTGAAGTGGCCGGCCGGATGTCCGTGCAGATCGGTGCGCAGTTCCTGGAGAAATCCAAGGGCGGCAAAGGCGTGCTGTTGGGCGGCGTTCCGGGAGTCCTGCCGGGCGAAGTGGTCATCATCGGCGGCGGCGTGGTGGGAACCAACGCGGCGAAAATGGCCATGGGCCTGGGGGCCAACGTCACGTTGCTGGACGTGAATCCGGATCGTCTGCGTCAGCTGGAGGACCTGTTCGGCGGCCGCTTGCGCACGCTGATGTCCAACAGCTACAACATTGCGGAATCCGTGAAAAAAGCGGACTTGCTCATCGGTGCCGTTTTGATCCCGGGTCGTCGCGCTCCGCGTCTGGTGACGGAGGAAATGGTCAAGGCCATGCAACCGGGTTCGGTGATCGTCGACGTGGCCATCGACCAAGGCGGTTCCATCGAGACGATTGACCGTGTGACGACGCACAGCGATCCCACCTATGTGAAACACGGCGTGGTTCATTACTCCGTCGCCAACATGCCGGGTGCCGTGCCGCGCACGTCCACCATTGCCCTGACCAACGTGACCATTCCGTATGCCGTCCGGATCGCCTCGAAAGGTCTGGAGAAGGCCGTGGCGGAAGACCGCGCGTTGGCGCGTGGCGTCAACGTGTACAAGGGAGCGGTTACATATCAGGCCGTGGCCGAGAGCCTGGGGCTTGAATATGTGGATCTGCAAACCGTCATGAACGCTTGA
- a CDS encoding alpha amylase N-terminal ig-like domain-containing protein codes for MRRFFTWLCLFSLFVQTVSFSLTEPALADGRTITLVGNLQDELGGEEEWNPADPATVMTPKGDGKYELRASLPAGTYEYKIAVNGSWDENYGIGGEAGGANYKLILEWPSEVTFAYNDNTRIVTVHVPLPDERKPRIVGDLQPDIGAGRDWSPEESTALMEDPDRDGIYTLTADVPKGTHQFKVVLGNNWSAPSYPAENFVLNVLSESRITFFFHYATKAVYTDYDPGVPDGSVTASALYHDTWDPLYRSPFGAVEAGKSVRIRLRAKKGDLTHARLLLRNQTTGNSKLVDMTKAGWAEVDGMPVDFWEAVVKPEEKGVWGYKFIVRDGDAVKEYGEDADQGRTGQPADSHAALFQLTVFDPSYRTPDWMKNAVIYQIFPDRFFNGNPSNDRAKNNARGSEPIELRSWDSLPDNPRLADREGYDGDGIWSNDFFGGDIEGIRKKLDYLQSLGVNVLYLNPIAHAASNHKYDATDYTQIDPMFGTPEEFNAFVKELKKRGMRLILDGVFNHVGDDSIYFDRYGKYKTVGAYEYWSRVYDLVNTGMPEEEAKKRVEQQLRAEGQEFSPYGFHNWFRIENRKENGVYKYQAWWGFDSLPEIASVPGDATDHPSELNNRSFANYIMYAKDSVAKTWLKRGASGWRLDVANEVDPEFWREFRKELKKEKKTDPIILGEIWDDASKYLLGDLFDSVMNYRFRDAVLDLLRNGHAEKVAEQLEAIREDYPSESWHAMMNLIGSHDTARAVFLLGGGTDSHERAEDDPKYNHELGIRRMKLASLLQMGFAGAPTIYYGDEAGLTGSKDPDDRRPYPWGNEHRDLLAHYRQLGQIRKQFQSLLALGDTRILHASGDILVIGRKRDGQAAIVAVNRGSTTQTIMIDMQKFAGNGTRFKDRLSTGSHTTVNNGEIRLTLPPLAGQLWIADHVTQPPRPVKDLNVREGNGEVTLSWKGSAPKYKVYVTTVSGGLYQEVAVTKNRSITLKQLDNGRKYEFAVTAVDARGNESDKTTISAVPHIPLTSGNHTIRLTGDLAGGVLDLSKPQTVTAELVVDNATPRDLEEGITARLEIQVPGSSEWTQAEAAYAGQSGNAGFFSASFVPLEPGEYTLRFAFSSDSGRTWKTGETRTVTYHKGDDSDPPADGVNLRQPQQESGQVSLAWTLIHPRDPFLTVILRNGKEIARLWDPQQTTFRDLDVSNGTAYRYRVKVYDRWGNAIVSDEVSVTPDLVMVQVTFKVRVPDYTPQNVKLTIPNSRNGWNTGAWEMTRAGAVSPDYTFTTEIPEGETITYKYVKNGTWDQEGLADHTPHIPDDDDVSLYGYGAIGTDLNITVTNQGGNRMVVEDRILRWIDMPVVITSHTDGQTVSQETVTLSGNAIKEGVLTINGQRVSIQDDMSFSHPVSLNPGSNTIRIRVEPSEENKSAIFKNDGEAIAKATREITLTLIRE; via the coding sequence ATGAGGCGTTTTTTCACATGGCTGTGTTTGTTTTCGCTGTTTGTGCAAACGGTTTCATTCAGCTTGACCGAACCTGCCCTTGCCGACGGCAGAACCATCACGCTGGTCGGAAATCTGCAGGATGAACTGGGCGGAGAAGAAGAGTGGAATCCGGCCGATCCCGCCACCGTGATGACTCCCAAAGGAGACGGCAAGTATGAACTCCGCGCCTCCCTTCCCGCGGGAACCTATGAATACAAGATCGCGGTGAACGGATCGTGGGACGAAAACTACGGAATCGGCGGTGAAGCGGGCGGCGCCAATTACAAACTGATCCTGGAATGGCCCTCCGAAGTCACGTTTGCCTATAACGACAACACACGGATCGTGACCGTTCATGTTCCGTTGCCCGACGAACGCAAACCCCGCATCGTCGGCGACCTGCAGCCCGACATCGGTGCCGGAAGAGACTGGTCTCCGGAGGAATCCACCGCGCTCATGGAAGACCCCGACCGTGACGGAATATACACGCTGACGGCCGATGTTCCCAAAGGAACCCACCAATTCAAGGTGGTGCTGGGCAACAACTGGTCCGCTCCCTCCTATCCGGCGGAAAACTTCGTGCTGAACGTGCTGTCGGAAAGCAGGATCACCTTCTTCTTCCATTACGCAACCAAAGCGGTGTATACCGACTATGATCCCGGTGTTCCCGACGGTTCCGTCACCGCATCCGCCCTGTACCACGACACCTGGGATCCCCTCTATCGCTCCCCGTTCGGCGCCGTTGAAGCAGGCAAAAGCGTACGGATCCGGTTGCGGGCCAAGAAAGGGGACCTGACCCATGCCCGGTTGCTGCTCCGCAACCAGACCACCGGCAACAGCAAGCTCGTCGACATGACCAAAGCGGGATGGGCCGAAGTGGACGGAATGCCGGTCGATTTCTGGGAAGCCGTGGTGAAGCCGGAGGAAAAGGGCGTATGGGGTTACAAATTCATCGTGCGTGACGGAGATGCGGTGAAAGAATACGGCGAAGACGCCGATCAAGGCCGCACGGGACAGCCCGCCGACAGTCACGCCGCACTGTTCCAACTGACGGTCTTTGACCCTTCCTATCGAACGCCGGACTGGATGAAAAACGCCGTAATATATCAGATCTTCCCCGACCGCTTCTTCAACGGCAATCCGTCCAATGACCGGGCCAAAAACAATGCCCGCGGTTCGGAACCGATCGAACTCCGGTCCTGGGACAGCCTTCCGGACAATCCCCGGCTGGCGGACCGTGAAGGATATGACGGAGACGGAATCTGGAGCAACGACTTTTTCGGCGGAGACATCGAAGGCATCCGCAAAAAGTTGGATTATTTGCAATCGCTGGGTGTCAACGTGCTCTATCTCAATCCGATCGCCCACGCCGCTTCCAACCACAAATACGACGCCACCGACTACACGCAAATCGACCCGATGTTCGGCACTCCGGAAGAATTCAACGCATTTGTCAAGGAACTGAAAAAGCGCGGCATGCGCTTGATTCTGGACGGCGTGTTCAACCATGTCGGAGATGATTCGATTTATTTTGACCGGTACGGCAAGTACAAAACGGTGGGTGCCTACGAATACTGGTCCCGGGTCTATGACCTGGTCAATACCGGCATGCCCGAAGAGGAAGCCAAAAAACGCGTCGAACAACAGCTCCGCGCCGAAGGGCAGGAATTCAGCCCTTACGGCTTCCACAACTGGTTCCGCATCGAAAACCGGAAAGAAAACGGCGTGTACAAATACCAAGCCTGGTGGGGATTCGATTCTCTGCCGGAGATCGCCTCCGTGCCCGGGGATGCAACGGATCACCCGTCGGAGCTGAACAACCGGTCTTTTGCGAACTACATCATGTACGCCAAAGATTCCGTCGCCAAAACCTGGCTGAAACGCGGCGCTTCCGGCTGGAGACTGGACGTGGCCAACGAGGTGGATCCGGAATTTTGGCGGGAGTTCCGCAAGGAATTGAAAAAGGAGAAAAAGACCGATCCGATCATCCTCGGCGAGATCTGGGACGATGCCTCCAAGTATCTTCTCGGGGATCTGTTCGACTCCGTGATGAACTACCGGTTCCGCGATGCCGTGTTGGATTTGCTCAGAAACGGACATGCAGAAAAGGTGGCCGAACAGCTTGAAGCGATTCGGGAGGATTATCCCTCCGAATCATGGCATGCCATGATGAATCTGATCGGTTCACATGACACGGCCCGGGCGGTGTTCCTGCTCGGAGGAGGCACCGATTCCCATGAACGGGCGGAAGATGATCCCAAGTACAACCATGAGCTGGGCATTCGCCGGATGAAACTGGCCTCTCTCCTGCAAATGGGCTTTGCCGGTGCTCCCACGATCTACTACGGGGATGAAGCGGGATTGACGGGTTCCAAAGATCCCGATGACCGGCGCCCCTATCCCTGGGGCAATGAACACCGGGACCTGCTCGCCCACTACCGACAGCTGGGACAAATTCGAAAGCAGTTCCAATCCCTGCTCGCTCTGGGCGATACCCGCATCTTGCATGCATCCGGCGACATTCTGGTGATCGGACGAAAACGGGACGGTCAGGCTGCCATCGTCGCCGTCAACCGCGGATCGACGACGCAAACGATCATGATCGACATGCAAAAGTTCGCCGGAAACGGCACCCGTTTCAAAGACCGACTGTCGACCGGTTCCCATACGACCGTAAATAACGGCGAGATCCGGCTCACCCTGCCGCCGCTCGCCGGACAGTTGTGGATCGCCGATCACGTCACCCAACCTCCCCGCCCCGTGAAGGACCTGAACGTCCGGGAAGGAAACGGAGAAGTGACCCTCAGCTGGAAAGGTTCGGCGCCGAAATACAAGGTGTATGTCACCACCGTCAGCGGCGGACTTTACCAGGAGGTGGCCGTCACCAAGAACCGGAGCATCACCTTGAAGCAGCTGGACAACGGCCGCAAGTACGAATTTGCCGTCACCGCCGTTGACGCACGGGGCAACGAATCGGACAAAACGACCATCTCCGCCGTCCCGCACATTCCGCTCACCTCCGGCAATCACACCATCCGGTTGACGGGAGATCTTGCCGGCGGAGTGCTGGACCTGTCCAAGCCCCAAACCGTGACGGCCGAGCTTGTGGTGGACAATGCGACGCCTCGTGATCTGGAAGAAGGAATCACGGCCCGGCTGGAAATCCAAGTCCCCGGATCTTCGGAATGGACACAGGCGGAAGCGGCATATGCCGGCCAGAGCGGGAACGCGGGCTTCTTCTCGGCCTCCTTCGTTCCCCTCGAACCGGGTGAGTACACATTGCGGTTTGCTTTTTCCAGCGATTCGGGACGGACTTGGAAAACCGGTGAAACCCGAACGGTCACCTATCACAAGGGAGATGATTCCGATCCTCCCGCCGACGGCGTGAATCTCCGCCAACCGCAGCAGGAGTCCGGACAGGTCAGTCTTGCGTGGACGCTCATCCATCCCCGCGATCCGTTTCTTACCGTGATTCTGCGAAACGGAAAGGAGATCGCACGTCTTTGGGACCCGCAGCAGACCACTTTCAGGGATTTGGATGTGTCCAACGGAACCGCTTACCGGTACCGGGTGAAAGTGTATGATCGATGGGGAAATGCGATCGTGTCGGATGAAGTGTCCGTCACTCCGGACTTGGTGATGGTCCAGGTCACGTTCAAGGTTCGGGTTCCCGACTACACACCGCAAAACGTGAAGCTGACCATTCCGAACAGCCGCAACGGCTGGAACACGGGGGCTTGGGAAATGACCCGCGCCGGAGCGGTCTCTCCGGATTACACGTTCACCACGGAAATCCCGGAAGGAGAAACGATCACCTACAAATATGTCAAAAACGGCACCTGGGACCAGGAAGGTCTTGCGGACCACACCCCGCACATCCCGGATGATGATGATGTCAGCCTGTACGGATACGGCGCGATCGGGACCGATCTGAACATCACCGTCACCAACCAGGGCGGCAACCGCATGGTAGTGGAAGACCGCATCTTGCGCTGGATTGACATGCCGGTGGTGATCACCTCGCACACCGACGGCCAAACCGTCTCGCAAGAAACCGTCACGCTGTCCGGCAACGCGATCAAGGAAGGGGTGCTCACCATCAACGGACAGCGCGTCAGCATTCAGGACGACATGAGCTTCTCCCATCCGGTCAGCTTGAATCCCGGTTCCAACACCATCCGCATTCGCGTCGAACCTTCGGAAGAAAACAAATCCGCCATTTTCAAAAACGACGGTGAAGCGATCGCCAAAGCCACCCGGGAAATCACCCTGACGCTGATCAGGGAGTGA